A window of the Streptomyces sp. Ag109_O5-10 genome harbors these coding sequences:
- a CDS encoding helix-turn-helix domain-containing protein: MTTDDVLAGVGPRLRRLRKEREVTLAALSETTGISVSTLSRLESGLRKPSLELLLPIAQAHQVPLDELVGAPPAGDPRVRAKPMERYGRTFLPLTRQPGGLQAFKVVEPQRKLEPEPRTHEGYEWLYVLSGKLRLVLGEHDVVLGPGEAAEFDTRVPHWFGSTGEGPVEFLSLFGPQGERMHVRARPKRA; this comes from the coding sequence ATGACTACGGACGACGTCCTCGCGGGCGTGGGGCCCCGGCTGCGCCGGCTCCGCAAGGAGCGTGAGGTCACCCTCGCCGCCCTCTCCGAGACCACCGGTATCTCGGTCAGCACCCTCTCCCGGCTGGAGTCCGGGCTGCGCAAACCCAGCCTGGAGCTGCTGCTGCCGATCGCGCAGGCCCACCAGGTGCCCCTGGACGAACTGGTCGGCGCCCCGCCGGCCGGCGATCCCCGGGTGCGGGCCAAGCCGATGGAGCGGTACGGCCGCACCTTCCTGCCGCTCACCCGGCAGCCCGGCGGCCTCCAGGCCTTCAAGGTGGTCGAGCCGCAGCGGAAGCTGGAACCCGAGCCGCGCACCCACGAGGGCTACGAGTGGCTCTACGTGCTGTCCGGGAAGCTGCGGCTGGTGCTGGGGGAGCACGACGTCGTGCTGGGCCCGGGGGAGGCAGCCGAGTTCGACACCCGGGTGCCCCACTGGTTCGGGTCGACGGGGGAGGGCCCGGTGGAGTTCCTCAGCCTGTTCGGGCCCCAGGGGGAGCGGATGCACGTGCGGGCGCGGCCGAAGCGGGCGTGA
- a CDS encoding enolase C-terminal domain-like protein gives MSQPVVTRFSVYPVAGRDSMLLNLSGAHAPYFTRNVVVVEDSEGRTGLGEVPGGEAITRTLRDAGSLVVGSRLGDYKRVLRAVGEEFAGRDAGGRGAQTFDLRTTVHAVTAVESALLDLLGQHLEVPVAALLGDGKQRDSVRVLGYLFYVGDPDRTDLDYLREPDSDVPWYRIRREEALTPEAVVRQAEAAYDRYGFRDFKLKGGVLAGAEEVKAVRALKDRFPEARITLDPNGAWSLREAVELCRPLLGTLAYAEDPCGAEGGYSGREILAEFRRATGLPTATNMIATDWRQLTHALALQSVSIPLADPHFWTMQGSVRVAQLCHEAGLTWGCHSNNHFDISLAMMAHCGAAAPGDYNALDTHWIWQEGQERLTVEPPRITGGEVAVTDAPGLGVRLDMDRLLAAHARHEELNLGAGRDDAAGMQYLVADWSFDAKRPCLVR, from the coding sequence ATGAGCCAGCCCGTCGTCACCCGCTTCTCCGTGTATCCGGTGGCAGGCCGGGACTCCATGCTGCTCAACCTCTCCGGCGCGCACGCCCCGTACTTCACCCGCAACGTCGTGGTCGTCGAGGACTCCGAGGGCCGCACCGGGCTCGGTGAGGTACCCGGCGGGGAGGCGATCACCAGGACCCTGAGGGACGCCGGGTCCCTGGTGGTCGGCTCCAGGCTGGGGGACTACAAGCGGGTGCTGCGGGCCGTGGGAGAGGAGTTCGCGGGGCGGGACGCCGGGGGCCGCGGCGCGCAGACCTTCGACCTGCGCACCACCGTGCACGCCGTCACCGCCGTCGAGTCCGCGCTCCTCGACCTGCTCGGCCAGCACCTGGAGGTCCCCGTCGCCGCCCTGCTCGGCGACGGCAAGCAGCGCGACTCGGTCCGCGTCCTCGGCTATCTCTTCTACGTCGGCGACCCGGACCGCACGGACCTGGACTACCTCCGCGAACCCGACTCCGACGTGCCCTGGTACCGCATCCGCCGCGAGGAGGCCCTCACCCCGGAGGCCGTCGTCCGCCAGGCGGAGGCGGCCTACGACCGCTACGGCTTCCGTGACTTCAAGCTCAAGGGCGGCGTGCTGGCGGGGGCCGAGGAGGTCAAGGCCGTCCGGGCGCTGAAGGACCGCTTCCCCGAGGCCCGGATCACCCTCGACCCCAACGGCGCCTGGTCCCTGCGCGAGGCCGTCGAACTGTGCCGCCCGCTGCTCGGCACCCTCGCCTACGCCGAGGACCCCTGCGGGGCCGAGGGCGGCTACTCCGGGCGGGAGATCCTCGCCGAGTTCCGCCGGGCCACCGGGCTGCCCACCGCGACCAACATGATCGCCACCGACTGGCGGCAGCTCACCCACGCCCTCGCCCTGCAGTCGGTGTCGATCCCGCTGGCGGACCCGCACTTCTGGACCATGCAGGGGTCGGTACGGGTGGCCCAGCTCTGCCACGAGGCGGGGCTGACCTGGGGTTGCCACTCCAACAACCACTTCGACATCTCGCTCGCGATGATGGCGCACTGCGGTGCCGCGGCCCCCGGCGACTACAACGCCCTGGACACGCACTGGATCTGGCAGGAGGGCCAGGAGCGGCTCACCGTCGAACCGCCGCGGATCACCGGCGGCGAGGTCGCCGTCACCGACGCCCCCGGGCTCGGCGTCCGGCTCGACATGGACCGGCTGCTCGCGGCCCATGCCCGCCACGAGGAGCTGAACCTCGGGGCGGGCCGGGACGACGCGGCCGGGATGCAGTACCTCGTGGCGGACTGGAGCTTCGACGCCAAGCGGCCGTGCCTGGTGCGGTGA
- a CDS encoding acyl-CoA dehydrogenase family protein yields MTDLLYSEEEEALRAAVRDLLADHCDAPGVIARTESDTPYDPAAWKALTEGMGLAGLLVPEELGGQGASHREVAVVLEELGRAVAPVPYLTSAVVATEALLACGDGQLLGKLASGRTVGALAVGLHVAPGGEFQAVRVEDGRLHGELTGIADAVAADVLLVPGDDGGLYAVEAGAVTVTPQVSFDLTRPLATVTLDGAPGRRVGDAEPAVRRALRAGAGLLASEQFGVAEWALTETVRYLKERKQFNRPVGGFQAVKHRLAQLWLEVVNLRAAARGAADALASGGDAEVSVAVAQAYAGPVAVHAAEEALQLHAGIGMTWEHPIHLYLKRAKADSIAFGTAGAHREALAELVDLQAP; encoded by the coding sequence ATGACGGATCTGCTGTACTCGGAGGAGGAAGAGGCACTGCGGGCCGCGGTGCGGGACCTGCTCGCCGACCACTGCGACGCGCCGGGCGTCATCGCCCGCACCGAGTCCGACACCCCGTACGACCCGGCCGCCTGGAAGGCCCTCACCGAGGGCATGGGTCTCGCCGGGCTGCTGGTCCCCGAGGAACTGGGCGGCCAGGGTGCCTCGCACCGCGAGGTCGCCGTCGTCCTGGAGGAGCTGGGGCGGGCGGTGGCGCCCGTGCCGTATCTGACCAGTGCCGTGGTGGCGACCGAGGCGCTGCTGGCCTGCGGCGACGGGCAGCTGCTCGGGAAGCTGGCGTCCGGGCGGACCGTCGGGGCGCTGGCGGTGGGGCTGCACGTCGCGCCGGGCGGCGAGTTCCAGGCCGTACGTGTCGAGGACGGGCGTCTGCACGGCGAGTTGACCGGGATCGCGGACGCGGTCGCCGCGGACGTGCTGCTGGTGCCCGGGGACGACGGCGGGCTGTACGCGGTCGAGGCGGGTGCCGTGACCGTCACCCCGCAGGTGTCCTTCGACCTGACCCGGCCGCTCGCCACGGTCACCCTGGACGGGGCGCCGGGACGGCGCGTGGGCGACGCGGAGCCCGCGGTACGGCGGGCGCTGCGGGCCGGGGCCGGGCTGCTGGCCTCCGAGCAGTTCGGCGTCGCCGAGTGGGCGCTGACCGAGACCGTGCGGTACCTCAAGGAGCGCAAGCAGTTCAACCGGCCGGTGGGCGGGTTCCAGGCGGTCAAACACCGGCTGGCGCAGTTGTGGCTGGAGGTCGTGAACCTGCGTGCGGCGGCGCGCGGTGCGGCCGACGCGCTGGCCTCCGGCGGTGATGCCGAGGTGTCGGTGGCCGTTGCGCAGGCTTATGCGGGGCCGGTTGCCGTGCACGCCGCCGAGGAGGCGCTGCAGCTGCATGCGGGGATCGGGATGACCTGGGAACATCCGATCCACCTGTATCTGAAGCGGGCGAAGGCTGACTCGATCGCCTTCGGTACGGCGGGGGCGCATCGGGAGGCCCTGGCCGAACTGGTCGATCTTCAGGCGCCCTGA
- a CDS encoding ATP-dependent DNA ligase: MLLTRLAEVSREVAATAARSRKTALLAELFRETAPDDVPVVIPYLAGRIPQGRLGVGWKVLSRPVPAAGEPSLTVREVDARLSELGKVSGAGAQAERVRIVGELMGAATADEQRFLLGLLSGEVRQGALDAVAVEGLAQATGADPADVRRAVMLAGSLQTVAAALLADGPPALDRFRLTVGRPVLPMLAHTASSVAEAVQKLGGSAVEEKLDGIRVQVHRDGDTVRVFTRTLDDITDRLPEVTSAARALGGDRFVLDGEVISFGADGRPRSFQETAGRVGSRTDVAKAARQVPVSPVFFDALSVDGHDLLDLPFAERHAELARLVPEPMRVRRALVAGPDDTAAAEEFLAAALARGHEGVVVKSLDGPYSAGRRGASWLKVKPVHTLDLVVLAAEWGHGRRTGRLSNLHLGARNPDGTFAMLGKTFKGMTDAVLQWQTARLKELEVSDDGRLVTVRPELVVEIAYDGLQRSSRYPAGVTLRFARVVRYREDKRPEEADTVETLLAAHPEVRR; this comes from the coding sequence ATGCTGCTGACCCGGCTCGCCGAAGTGTCCCGGGAGGTCGCCGCCACCGCGGCCAGGTCCCGCAAGACCGCGCTGCTCGCCGAACTCTTCCGGGAGACGGCTCCCGACGACGTCCCGGTCGTCATCCCCTACCTGGCCGGCCGGATCCCGCAGGGCCGCCTCGGCGTCGGCTGGAAGGTGCTGAGCCGGCCCGTCCCGGCGGCCGGCGAACCGTCCCTCACCGTGCGCGAGGTCGACGCCCGGCTCAGCGAGCTCGGCAAGGTCTCCGGGGCCGGTGCGCAGGCCGAACGGGTCCGGATCGTGGGCGAGTTGATGGGCGCGGCGACGGCGGACGAACAGCGCTTCCTGCTGGGGCTGCTCTCCGGCGAGGTGCGCCAGGGTGCCCTGGACGCGGTCGCGGTCGAAGGGCTCGCGCAGGCGACCGGCGCGGACCCGGCCGACGTCCGCCGGGCGGTGATGCTCGCCGGGTCCCTCCAGACGGTCGCGGCGGCGCTGCTGGCGGACGGCCCGCCGGCCCTGGACCGCTTCCGGCTCACCGTCGGCCGCCCGGTTCTGCCCATGCTGGCGCACACCGCCTCCTCGGTCGCCGAGGCGGTGCAGAAGCTGGGCGGCTCGGCGGTCGAGGAGAAGCTGGACGGCATCCGGGTCCAGGTCCACCGGGACGGCGACACGGTACGGGTCTTCACCCGCACCCTGGACGACATCACCGACCGTCTTCCCGAGGTGACCTCCGCCGCACGCGCGTTGGGCGGCGACCGGTTCGTCCTGGACGGCGAGGTGATCTCCTTCGGCGCGGACGGCCGGCCCCGTTCCTTCCAGGAGACGGCGGGCCGGGTCGGCTCCCGGACCGACGTGGCGAAGGCGGCCCGTCAGGTCCCGGTCTCCCCGGTCTTCTTCGACGCGCTCTCGGTCGACGGCCACGACCTGCTCGACCTTCCGTTCGCCGAACGGCACGCGGAGCTGGCCCGGCTGGTCCCCGAGCCGATGCGGGTGCGCCGGGCGCTGGTGGCCGGGCCGGACGACACGGCGGCCGCCGAGGAATTCCTCGCGGCCGCCCTCGCTCGCGGCCACGAGGGCGTGGTCGTCAAGTCGCTGGACGGCCCCTACAGCGCGGGCCGCAGGGGCGCCTCCTGGCTGAAGGTGAAGCCCGTCCACACCCTCGACCTGGTCGTGCTGGCCGCCGAGTGGGGCCACGGCCGCCGCACCGGCAGGCTGTCCAACCTCCACCTCGGCGCCCGCAACCCGGACGGCACCTTCGCCATGCTCGGCAAGACCTTCAAGGGCATGACCGACGCGGTGCTGCAGTGGCAGACCGCCCGGCTCAAGGAGCTGGAGGTCTCCGACGACGGCCGGCTGGTGACCGTGCGCCCGGAACTCGTCGTCGAGATCGCCTACGACGGCCTGCAGCGCTCCTCCCGCTACCCGGCCGGCGTCACCCTGCGCTTCGCGCGCGTCGTCCGCTACCGCGAGGACAAACGGCCGGAGGAGGCAGATACGGTGGAAACCCTGCTGGCCGCGCACCCGGAGGTACGGCGTTGA
- a CDS encoding acyl-CoA dehydrogenase family protein — MTDAAELTRRTAELLAAYPPASTDRLDFLKARFDAGLAWVHYPEGLGGLGAPRSLQAVVDAELEAAGAPDNDSRRNGIGLGMAAPTILKYGTEEQKQRYLRPLWIGEEVWCQLFSEPGAGSDLAALGTRAVREGDAWVVNGQKVWTSGAHNSRWAILIARTDPDVPKHAGITYFICDMTDPGVDVRPLRQITGEAEFNEVFLTDVRIPDSRRLGAIGDGWRVAQTTLNNERVAIGGMRLPREGGMIGPVAKTWRERPELRTHDLHQRLLKLWVESEVARLTAERLRQQLVAGQPGPEGAGMKLAFARLNQEISGLEVELRGEEGLLYDDWTMRRPELVDFTGRDAGYRYLRAKGNSIEGGTSEVLLNIVAERVLGLPAEPRTDKDVAWKDLAR, encoded by the coding sequence ATGACCGACGCCGCCGAACTCACGCGCCGCACCGCCGAGCTGCTGGCCGCGTACCCGCCCGCCTCGACGGACCGGCTCGACTTCCTCAAGGCCCGCTTCGACGCGGGACTGGCCTGGGTGCACTACCCGGAGGGCCTCGGCGGCCTCGGCGCCCCGCGCTCCCTCCAGGCCGTCGTGGACGCCGAACTGGAAGCCGCGGGCGCTCCCGACAACGACTCCCGCCGCAACGGCATCGGGCTCGGCATGGCCGCGCCGACCATCCTCAAGTACGGCACGGAGGAGCAGAAGCAGCGCTACCTGCGACCGCTGTGGATCGGCGAGGAGGTCTGGTGCCAGCTGTTCAGCGAGCCGGGCGCCGGATCCGACCTGGCCGCGCTGGGCACCCGCGCCGTCCGCGAGGGCGACGCATGGGTGGTGAACGGCCAGAAGGTGTGGACCTCCGGCGCGCACAACTCCCGCTGGGCCATCCTCATCGCCCGCACCGACCCGGACGTGCCCAAGCACGCGGGCATCACCTACTTCATCTGCGACATGACCGACCCCGGCGTCGACGTCCGCCCGCTGCGGCAGATCACCGGCGAGGCCGAGTTCAACGAGGTCTTCCTCACCGACGTCCGTATCCCCGACTCCCGTCGCCTCGGCGCGATCGGCGACGGCTGGCGGGTCGCGCAGACCACCCTGAACAACGAGCGCGTCGCCATCGGCGGCATGCGGCTGCCCCGCGAGGGCGGCATGATCGGCCCGGTCGCGAAGACCTGGCGCGAACGCCCCGAGCTGCGCACCCACGACCTGCACCAGCGGCTGCTGAAGCTGTGGGTCGAGTCCGAGGTCGCCCGCCTCACCGCCGAGCGCCTGCGCCAGCAGCTCGTCGCGGGCCAGCCCGGCCCCGAGGGCGCCGGCATGAAGCTCGCCTTCGCCCGCCTCAACCAGGAGATCAGCGGCCTCGAGGTCGAACTCCGAGGCGAGGAAGGCCTGTTGTACGACGACTGGACCATGCGGCGGCCCGAACTGGTGGACTTCACCGGCCGCGACGCCGGCTACCGCTACCTCCGTGCCAAGGGCAACAGCATCGAGGGCGGGACCAGCGAGGTCCTGCTGAACATCGTCGCCGAGCGCGTCCTGGGCCTGCCGGCCGAACCGCGCACCGACAAGGACGTCGCCTGGAAGGACCTGGCCCGATGA
- a CDS encoding phosphodiester glycosidase family protein yields the protein MLAGAALVGAAPAGAASGAGRIASGVAYRQFDLSAAKGTVHVHLLTVDLTDPHVHVDLLSPGAVAARSPVSAMADAAGAVAGVNGDFFNINETQHPGVQVTGASVGPAIAHGRVLKAAVPTAQRFGPSLPPGTATTDVLGVGVDRRARLDRLTLVGTVRTPGGTLALRGLNQYALAQGSVGAYTAAWGSASRKRATCGSDTDRAAGCSTDTYEVQVRGGKVVATSAGPGSGAIAAGTTVLLGREAGADRLRALTKGERVTVRERMAPSASKIPYRFAVGGYPVLRDGEPLAGLDATTAAVRTAVGYANGGRRLLLLALDGAVAYRRGLTIAEVASEMRQLGAADAFSLDGGGSTTMVARTAGAKTVSVLNHPTESPARAVANGIGVFWKP from the coding sequence GTGCTGGCCGGTGCGGCCCTCGTGGGGGCGGCACCGGCCGGCGCCGCGTCGGGCGCCGGCCGGATCGCGTCCGGCGTCGCCTACCGGCAGTTCGACCTCTCCGCGGCCAAGGGCACGGTCCACGTCCATCTGCTGACCGTCGACCTGACCGACCCGCACGTCCACGTCGACCTGCTCTCGCCGGGCGCGGTGGCCGCACGGTCGCCGGTGTCCGCGATGGCGGACGCGGCGGGCGCGGTCGCGGGCGTGAACGGCGACTTCTTCAACATCAACGAGACCCAGCACCCGGGCGTCCAGGTGACCGGTGCGAGCGTCGGTCCGGCGATCGCGCACGGCAGGGTGCTCAAGGCGGCGGTGCCGACGGCCCAGCGGTTCGGCCCGTCGCTGCCGCCGGGGACCGCCACCACCGACGTCCTCGGCGTCGGCGTGGACCGCCGGGCCCGGCTCGACCGGCTGACCCTGGTCGGCACGGTCCGCACCCCCGGCGGCACCCTGGCGCTGCGGGGGCTCAACCAGTACGCCCTGGCGCAGGGTTCCGTCGGTGCCTACACCGCCGCCTGGGGCTCGGCCTCCCGCAAGCGCGCCACCTGCGGCTCGGACACCGACCGGGCCGCCGGGTGCAGCACCGACACCTACGAGGTGCAGGTCCGCGGCGGCAAGGTCGTCGCCACGTCCGCCGGCCCGGGCAGCGGTGCGATCGCCGCGGGCACCACCGTCCTGCTGGGCCGGGAGGCCGGCGCGGACAGGCTGCGCGCCCTCACCAAGGGCGAACGGGTCACGGTGCGCGAGCGCATGGCGCCCTCCGCTTCCAAGATCCCGTACCGCTTCGCCGTCGGCGGCTACCCGGTGCTGCGGGACGGCGAGCCGCTGGCCGGTCTCGACGCCACCACCGCGGCGGTGCGCACGGCCGTCGGCTACGCGAACGGTGGGCGCAGGCTGCTGCTGCTCGCGCTGGACGGCGCGGTGGCCTACCGCAGGGGCCTGACCATCGCTGAAGTAGCGTCCGAAATGCGGCAGTTGGGAGCGGCCGACGCGTTCAGCCTGGACGGCGGCGGCTCCACGACCATGGTGGCCCGCACCGCGGGCGCGAAGACGGTGAGCGTGCTCAACCACCCGACCGAGAGCCCGGCACGCGCCGTGGCGAACGGGATCGGGGTCTTCTGGAAACCCTGA
- a CDS encoding NUDIX domain-containing protein: MTEPRRSAGLLLFRHTGEGVEVLLGHMGGPFFAKKDAGAWTVPKGEYEPDEPAWDAARREFQEELGLAPPDGTAIELGEVRQTNGKIVTAWAIEADLDPDTIDPGTFVMEWPPRSGRIQEFPELDRVAWLSPDRAREVIVKAQATFLDRLAEHSG, translated from the coding sequence TTGACGGAGCCGAGGCGAAGCGCCGGACTGCTGTTGTTCCGGCATACCGGCGAGGGCGTCGAGGTCCTGCTCGGCCATATGGGCGGCCCGTTCTTCGCGAAGAAGGACGCGGGCGCCTGGACCGTCCCCAAGGGCGAGTACGAGCCGGACGAGCCGGCCTGGGACGCGGCCCGCCGCGAGTTCCAGGAGGAGCTGGGGCTCGCACCGCCGGACGGGACGGCGATCGAACTGGGCGAGGTGCGGCAGACCAACGGCAAGATCGTCACCGCGTGGGCGATCGAGGCGGACCTGGACCCGGACACGATCGACCCCGGCACCTTCGTGATGGAGTGGCCGCCGCGCTCGGGCCGGATCCAGGAGTTCCCCGAACTGGACCGGGTGGCCTGGCTGAGCCCGGACCGGGCCCGCGAGGTGATCGTCAAGGCACAGGCGACGTTTCTCGACCGGCTGGCGGAGCACTCGGGCTGA
- a CDS encoding NADPH:quinone oxidoreductase family protein: MQAWQVHENGEPSEVMRLQEVERPTPGDGQVLLRVRAANINFPDVLMCRGHYQVRPPLPFTPGVEICGETEDGRRVIANPALPHGGFAEYAVADAAALLPAPDALDDAEAAALHIGYQTGWFGLHRRAALQAGETLLVHAAAGGVGSAAVQLGKAAGARVIGVVGGADKAAVAREQGCDVVVDRRAEDVVAAVKEATGGRGADVIYDPVGGDAYTQSTKVVAFEGRIVVVGFASGTIPSPALNHALVKNYSIQGLHWGLYATKNPRLILDCHRQLTELAAKGAIKPLVSERVPLSEAAAAVQRVGDGVTTGRVTVVPNGAAA, translated from the coding sequence ATGCAGGCATGGCAAGTGCACGAGAACGGCGAGCCGAGCGAGGTGATGCGGCTCCAGGAGGTGGAGCGGCCCACGCCCGGCGACGGCCAGGTGCTGCTCAGGGTGCGTGCCGCCAACATCAACTTCCCCGACGTCCTGATGTGCCGGGGCCACTACCAGGTGCGTCCGCCGCTGCCGTTCACCCCGGGCGTCGAGATCTGCGGCGAGACCGAGGACGGACGCCGGGTGATCGCCAACCCCGCGCTGCCGCACGGCGGTTTCGCCGAGTACGCGGTCGCGGACGCCGCCGCGCTGCTGCCCGCCCCGGACGCGCTGGACGACGCCGAGGCCGCCGCGCTGCACATCGGCTACCAGACGGGTTGGTTCGGACTCCACCGCAGGGCGGCCCTCCAGGCCGGCGAGACCCTGCTCGTGCACGCCGCCGCCGGCGGGGTCGGCAGCGCGGCCGTCCAGCTCGGCAAGGCGGCCGGGGCGCGCGTGATCGGCGTGGTCGGCGGCGCCGACAAGGCCGCCGTCGCCCGCGAACAGGGCTGTGACGTCGTCGTCGACCGGCGCGCCGAGGACGTCGTCGCGGCCGTCAAGGAGGCCACCGGCGGCCGGGGCGCCGACGTGATCTACGACCCGGTCGGCGGCGACGCCTACACCCAGTCCACCAAGGTCGTCGCCTTCGAGGGCCGGATCGTGGTCGTCGGCTTCGCCAGCGGCACCATCCCCAGCCCGGCGCTCAACCACGCCCTGGTGAAGAACTACTCCATCCAAGGCCTGCACTGGGGCCTGTACGCCACCAAGAACCCCAGGCTGATCCTGGACTGCCACCGGCAGCTCACCGAGCTGGCCGCCAAGGGCGCCATCAAGCCCCTGGTCAGCGAGCGGGTCCCGCTGTCCGAGGCCGCGGCGGCCGTCCAGCGGGTCGGCGACGGCGTCACCACCGGCCGGGTCACCGTCGTACCGAACGGAGCCGCAGCATGA
- a CDS encoding NAD(P)/FAD-dependent oxidoreductase, with the protein MTDTYEVVVVGGGAAGLSAALVLGRARRRTLVVDAGEPRNAPAAHMQGFLSRDGMPPAEFLAVGREEIARYGVELVRDRAVDATKDEADRFAVVLAGGRTVRARQLVVATGLKDELPPVPGVAERFGRDVLHCPYCHGWEVRDQAFGVLATTPMSVHQALMVTQWSKDVTLFLHRVEERELTDDDLRRLAAAGVRVVPGEVAGLRVEDDRLTGVRLADGGVHDREALFVAPRPVPQNALFRALGAEPAETPFGTYPVIDELGRTTVPGLWAAGNASGFAEQVVNAASRGYRAGAAINGELLFADLDAAVRA; encoded by the coding sequence ATGACCGACACGTACGAGGTGGTCGTCGTCGGAGGCGGCGCGGCCGGACTGTCCGCCGCGCTGGTGCTGGGCCGGGCCCGGCGCCGCACCCTGGTCGTCGACGCGGGCGAGCCGCGCAACGCCCCGGCGGCCCACATGCAGGGCTTCCTGTCCCGCGACGGCATGCCGCCCGCGGAGTTCCTGGCGGTGGGCCGGGAGGAGATCGCCCGGTACGGGGTGGAGCTGGTCCGGGACCGAGCGGTGGACGCGACGAAGGACGAGGCGGACCGCTTCGCGGTGGTGCTGGCGGGCGGCCGGACGGTCCGGGCCCGGCAGCTGGTCGTCGCCACCGGCCTGAAGGACGAGCTCCCGCCCGTCCCCGGGGTGGCCGAGCGCTTCGGCCGGGATGTGCTGCACTGCCCGTACTGCCACGGCTGGGAGGTCCGCGACCAGGCGTTCGGCGTGCTGGCCACGACCCCGATGAGCGTGCATCAGGCGCTGATGGTCACCCAGTGGTCCAAGGACGTGACCCTCTTCCTGCACCGGGTCGAGGAGAGGGAGCTGACCGACGACGACCTGCGGCGGCTGGCCGCGGCCGGGGTGCGGGTGGTGCCGGGCGAGGTCGCCGGGCTGCGGGTCGAGGACGACCGGCTGACCGGCGTACGGCTCGCCGACGGCGGCGTGCACGACCGGGAGGCGCTGTTCGTCGCGCCCCGCCCGGTCCCGCAGAACGCGCTGTTCCGCGCGCTCGGCGCGGAGCCGGCCGAGACCCCCTTCGGCACCTACCCGGTGATCGACGAGCTGGGCCGGACGACCGTGCCGGGACTGTGGGCGGCCGGCAACGCGAGCGGTTTCGCCGAGCAGGTGGTCAACGCGGCGAGCCGCGGCTACCGGGCCGGCGCGGCGATCAACGGCGAGCTGCTCTTCGCGGACCTGGACGCGGCCGTGCGGGCGTAG
- a CDS encoding DUF779 domain-containing protein: MDDDRTAPARVELTPQAAELVRRLHAEHGPLMFHQSGGCCDGSAPMCYPDGEFRTGGSDVLLAELAVDGVEEPVTFWMSRSQYEAWSHTRLIVDVVPGRGSGFSLEAPEGVRFLTRSRVVDG, encoded by the coding sequence ATGGACGACGACAGGACCGCGCCCGCGCGCGTCGAACTCACCCCGCAGGCCGCCGAGCTGGTGCGCCGGCTCCACGCGGAGCACGGGCCGCTGATGTTCCACCAGTCCGGCGGCTGCTGCGACGGCAGCGCGCCCATGTGCTATCCGGACGGCGAGTTCCGTACCGGCGGCTCGGACGTGCTGCTGGCCGAGCTGGCGGTGGACGGGGTCGAGGAGCCGGTCACCTTCTGGATGTCCCGCAGCCAGTACGAGGCCTGGAGCCACACCCGGCTGATCGTGGACGTGGTACCCGGAAGGGGGAGCGGTTTCTCCCTGGAGGCACCCGAGGGGGTGCGTTTCCTCACCCGTTCTCGCGTAGTCGACGGCTAG